The Methanobacterium sp. BAmetb5 genome includes a region encoding these proteins:
- a CDS encoding 30S ribosomal protein S13, whose translation MEDDFKHMVRIARRDVNGNKTIINALTDIKGLGKALSGAICTTMEFDPHQKIGTLSDEEVLRLEEAVKNPQNGKIPEWMLNRRNDYETGETTHLIESDLVMRLRDDLNRMKKTRSYKGRRHEVGLPVRGQRTKSTFRKGSSVGVRRRRRG comes from the coding sequence ATGGAAGACGATTTCAAACATATGGTCCGGATCGCCCGTAGAGACGTAAACGGGAACAAGACCATAATAAACGCCCTAACTGATATAAAGGGATTGGGCAAGGCTTTATCTGGTGCCATCTGCACCACCATGGAGTTTGATCCCCACCAGAAAATAGGAACTTTATCAGATGAAGAAGTCCTACGCCTTGAAGAAGCCGTTAAGAATCCGCAAAACGGCAAAATACCTGAATGGATGCTCAACCGCCGTAATGACTATGAAACCGGTGAAACCACCCACCTCATAGAATCCGACCTGGTTATGCGCCTCCGGGATGACCTCAACCGTATGAAGAAAACCCGAAGCTACAAGGGACGAAGACACGAAGTTGGACTACCAGTCCGAGGTCAGAGAACCAAATCCACATTCCGTAAAGGAAGCTCCGTTGGAGTTAGAAGGAGAAGAAGAGGATAA
- a CDS encoding 30S ribosomal protein S4, which translates to MGHPRKARKKYDTPSHPWNADRIKQENKLVQKYGLKNKKEVWKAETMVKNYRRDARELLGMSSEHNAQERQQLLGHLTRYAILPESAKLEDVLNLTVEDVLRRRLQTVVHRKGLAYTAKEARVFVVHGHIAMNNKKIDSPSYLVKRGEEEQIGYYPGSPVIKLKIPENPKKEKPKKERPKRDSYRGRGRRNRR; encoded by the coding sequence ATGGGACATCCAAGAAAGGCAAGGAAAAAGTACGATACACCTTCACACCCCTGGAATGCAGACCGCATAAAACAGGAAAACAAATTGGTACAAAAATACGGTTTGAAAAACAAAAAAGAAGTTTGGAAAGCCGAAACCATGGTTAAAAATTACAGGAGAGACGCCAGGGAACTACTGGGTATGAGCAGTGAACACAATGCTCAGGAAAGACAGCAACTCCTGGGCCACCTGACCCGATACGCCATACTACCAGAAAGCGCTAAACTGGAAGATGTTTTAAACCTCACCGTGGAAGACGTCCTACGCCGCCGACTACAGACTGTGGTCCACCGGAAAGGACTGGCCTACACCGCCAAAGAAGCACGGGTATTCGTGGTACACGGACACATAGCCATGAACAACAAGAAAATAGACTCCCCCAGCTACCTGGTGAAAAGGGGAGAAGAAGAACAGATAGGATACTATCCTGGTTCACCAGTTATAAAACTCAAAATCCCTGAAAATCCTAAAAAGGAAAAACCGAAAAAGGAAAGACCAAAAAGGGATTCATATAGAGGAAGAGGAAGGAGAAATAGGAGATAA
- a CDS encoding 30S ribosomal protein S11, translating into MAEKAKEKWGVANVFSSFNNTIITITDVTGAETISQWSGGKVVRADRQESSPFAAMEAASRAADDVKEKGIVGLHIKVRAPGGNGPRSPGPGAQATIRALARAGIKIGKIEDVTPIPHDGTGRPGGKRGRRV; encoded by the coding sequence ATGGCAGAAAAAGCAAAAGAAAAATGGGGAGTAGCCAACGTGTTCTCTTCCTTCAACAACACCATCATCACCATCACCGATGTTACCGGAGCAGAAACCATCAGCCAGTGGTCTGGTGGTAAAGTAGTCCGCGCCGACAGACAGGAATCATCACCATTCGCCGCAATGGAAGCCGCAAGTCGAGCTGCAGATGATGTTAAGGAAAAAGGAATTGTAGGCCTGCACATTAAAGTGCGAGCCCCTGGTGGAAACGGACCACGCTCACCTGGACCTGGAGCACAGGCCACCATCCGAGCCCTGGCCCGTGCCGGAATTAAGATCGGAAAAATTGAAGATGTAACACCCATACCCCACGATGGTACTGGACGACCCGGTGGTAAAAGGGGTAGAAGGGTATAA
- a CDS encoding DNA-directed RNA polymerase subunit D: MEIEINNQDNNQMVFTVEGADVSLVNALRRICMVEVPTLAIETVEFLKNDARIFDEALAHRLGMVPIKTDLESLVLASECDCDDHCPRCSVSLVLKGKGPKTLYSGDLKSEDPNLKPVLDTIPLVKLKEGEEVELEAIAQLGQGKEHAKWQPTTTCAYKNYPQITIDGDKCESCLQCVQECPRNVLEFDEEKNQIKVVDLENCSMCRTCMKDCPNQAITVEIVEDKFIFRIETDGSLSPTQVLSRACDMLSEKADKIVTFCEEGGS, translated from the coding sequence ATGGAGATAGAAATTAATAACCAGGACAACAACCAGATGGTCTTCACTGTGGAAGGTGCCGACGTCAGCCTGGTTAATGCCCTGCGCCGGATCTGTATGGTGGAAGTTCCCACATTAGCCATTGAAACTGTGGAGTTCTTAAAAAACGATGCACGTATATTCGACGAAGCATTGGCCCACCGACTAGGAATGGTACCTATCAAAACCGACCTGGAATCACTGGTACTGGCATCAGAATGTGACTGTGACGATCACTGCCCTCGCTGCAGTGTATCCCTGGTCCTCAAGGGAAAAGGACCAAAGACACTCTACTCCGGGGATCTTAAATCAGAAGACCCCAATCTAAAACCTGTACTGGACACCATTCCACTGGTAAAACTCAAAGAAGGAGAAGAAGTGGAACTGGAAGCCATAGCACAGTTAGGACAGGGTAAGGAACATGCCAAATGGCAACCCACCACCACCTGTGCCTACAAAAACTATCCCCAGATCACCATTGACGGGGATAAATGTGAATCATGCCTCCAGTGTGTGCAGGAATGTCCCCGTAATGTCCTGGAATTTGATGAAGAAAAGAACCAGATAAAAGTGGTGGACCTGGAAAACTGTTCCATGTGCCGAACCTGCATGAAGGACTGTCCCAACCAGGCCATTACCGTGGAAATTGTGGAGGACAAATTCATATTCCGCATTGAAACCGATGGTTCACTATCTCCCACACAAGTACTCTCTCGCGCATGTGACATGTTATCAGAAAAAGCTGATAAAATTGTCACTTTTTGTGAAGAAGGAGGAAGTTAA
- a CDS encoding 50S ribosomal protein L18e produces MKTNPQINQLIRILKEKARQEEAPLWKDLARRLEKPTRRQAEVNISSINRNTAEDEIVLVPGKVLGSGALDHKVQVAALDFSQQAAEKIVDAGGKCLDITLLLEENPKGSGVRIIQ; encoded by the coding sequence ATGAAAACTAACCCCCAAATTAATCAACTCATTAGGATCCTTAAAGAAAAAGCCCGTCAGGAAGAAGCACCTCTCTGGAAGGACCTGGCACGCAGGCTAGAAAAACCCACCCGAAGACAGGCAGAGGTTAACATTTCCAGCATAAACCGGAACACAGCAGAAGATGAAATCGTACTGGTACCGGGAAAAGTACTGGGCAGCGGAGCACTGGACCACAAAGTCCAGGTAGCAGCACTGGACTTCTCCCAGCAAGCAGCCGAAAAAATAGTAGATGCCGGTGGAAAATGCCTGGACATCACCCTTCTCCTGGAAGAAAACCCCAAGGGAAGTGGAGTTAGAATTATCCAATAA